In Citrus sinensis cultivar Valencia sweet orange chromosome 4, DVS_A1.0, whole genome shotgun sequence, one DNA window encodes the following:
- the LOC102607170 gene encoding protein PNS1 isoform X3, with product MGASDPVVERETQKKEEEEEEEEVRDVEKGEVVVEEKVVDSNSNVNINDEQRGFNASMMQTLNPTNPLRIVINGGRRVTAPRIATPPPSQPSRQAPRIATPPPSQPSRPRSISTSPPAPTPTPQQASRTALNSKKYTNKISLFLFVLHMILAIGLVGFLVFKGIQGLILASESIKRKEKRVLKYLLPQVEAASLLSISLSFSWQKAVRVWPKFMVHFILWSSFFLSLSAGILLICFQKPATDGVGVCFIAFAIGNGLYACWVSQRIGFCCKVLIISLQPVSKFSDLNQPTYWMLGTGFLWMSFWILAVIGALNFYFPPLIIIALVLSLAWTTEVMRNVVNLTVCRVISLYYILGMQSSTQFCFQRALTQNLGSACLGSLFVPTIEALRIVARGLNLLEGEDEFMFSCAHCCLRIMESIFRCGNGWAYVQIAAYGKGFVQASQDTWALFERQEMEPIVDSDITSSICFLTGVCSGCICVIVTAAWTAKVHQPFTATISLLTFIIGYLMTRIAMALPQACVSCYYVCYAQNPDNRLFDSTIKDRLSLMKAGRDVVVPTPRVPHRFRET from the exons ATGGGCGCCTCTGACCCT gtggtagagagagagactcaaaagaaagaagaagaag aagaagaggaggaaGTGAGGGATGTGGAGAAAGGAGAAGTGGTTGTTGAGGAAAAAGTGGTGGATAGCAATTCCAATGTTAATATTAATGATGAGCAAAGAGGGTTTAATGCGTCAATGATGCAAACACTGAACCCAACAAATCCTTTGAGGATTGTTATTAATGGTGGCAGAAGAGTTACAGCTCCAAGAATTGCTACTCCTCCACCTTCTCAGCCTTCTCGCCAAGCTCCAAGAATTGCTACTCCTCCACCTTCTCAGCCTTCTCGCCCCCGTTCTATTTCTACATCTCCTCCAGCACCAACTCCAACACCTCAA CAGGCATCACGAACAGCGctgaattcaaaaaaatacaCCAACAAAATATCTCTGTTTCTCTTTGTTCTGCACATGATTCTGGCTATTGGGTTAGTGGGTTTTCTTGTGTTCAAGGGAATTCAAGGGCTAATTTTAGCATCTGAatctattaaaagaaaagagaaaagggtATTGAAGTATTTGTTGCCACAAGTTGAAGCTGCATCTCTTCTAAGcatttctctttcattttcatgGCAAAAGGCAGTCAGGGTTTGGCCTAAATTTATGGTTCATTTCATATTATGGAGCTCTTTCTTCTTGTCGCTTTCCGCTGGAATTCTCCTAATTTGCTTCCAAAAGCCTGCTACCGATGGGGTTGGTGTTTGCTTCATTGCCTTTGCAATTGGCAATGGTTTGTATGCTTGTTGGGTTAGTCAGCGAATTGGGTTCTGTTGCAAGGTTCTGATCATATCGTTACAGCccgtttcaaaattttctgacTTGAATCAACCCACTTATTGGATGCTTGGAACCGGTTTCTTGTGGATGTCCTTCTGGATCTTAGCTGTGATTGGAGCCTTGAATTTTTACTTTCCTCCTTTAATCATCATCGCATTGGTATTGAGCTTGGCTTGGACTACTGAAGTTATGAGGAATGTTGTTAATCTTACAGTCTGTAGAGTGATTTCCTTGTATTATATACTAGGAATGCAGTCTAGTACTCAATTTTGCTTCCAACGAGCCTTGACTCAGAATCTTGGAAGCGCTTGTCTTGGATCTTTGTTTGTGCCGACAATTGAAGCTCTGAGAATTGTCGCCCGGGGTTTAAATTTACTTGAGGGAGAAGATGAGTTCATGTTTTCATGTGCACACTGCTGTCTTAGAATCATGGAATCCATCTTCAGATGTGGCAATGGCTGGGCCTATGTGCAG ATAGCTGCATATGGCAAAGGTTTTGTACAGGCATCACAAGACACATGGGCGCTCTTTGAGAGGCAAGAAATGGAACCCATTGTCGATTCCGACATTACCAGCTCAATCTGCTTTCTCACTGGAGTCTGCAGTGGTTGTATTTGTGTCATAGTCACGGCTGCTTGGACTGCCAAAGTTCACCAACCCTTCACTGCCACCATTTCACTCCTCACTTTCATTATCGGATATCTCATG ACCAGGATAGCAATGGCATTGCCACAGGCCTGTGTGAGTTGCTACTATGTTTGCTATGCACAAAATCCTGATAACAGATTATTTGACTCAACAATCAAGGATCGTCTCTCCTTGATGAAGGCCGGCCGTGACGTTGTCGTACCGACACCTCGAGTACCGCATCGATTTAGAGAAACTTAG
- the LOC102607170 gene encoding protein PNS1 isoform X1, translating into MGASDPVVERETQKKEEEGGGGGGGGGEEEEEEEVRDVEKGEVVVEEKVVDSNSNVNINDEQRGFNASMMQTLNPTNPLRIVINGGRRVTAPRIATPPPSQPSRQAPRIATPPPSQPSRPRSISTSPPAPTPTPQQASRTALNSKKYTNKISLFLFVLHMILAIGLVGFLVFKGIQGLILASESIKRKEKRVLKYLLPQVEAASLLSISLSFSWQKAVRVWPKFMVHFILWSSFFLSLSAGILLICFQKPATDGVGVCFIAFAIGNGLYACWVSQRIGFCCKVLIISLQPVSKFSDLNQPTYWMLGTGFLWMSFWILAVIGALNFYFPPLIIIALVLSLAWTTEVMRNVVNLTVCRVISLYYILGMQSSTQFCFQRALTQNLGSACLGSLFVPTIEALRIVARGLNLLEGEDEFMFSCAHCCLRIMESIFRCGNGWAYVQIAAYGKGFVQASQDTWALFERQEMEPIVDSDITSSICFLTGVCSGCICVIVTAAWTAKVHQPFTATISLLTFIIGYLMTRIAMALPQACVSCYYVCYAQNPDNRLFDSTIKDRLSLMKAGRDVVVPTPRVPHRFRET; encoded by the exons ATGGGCGCCTCTGACCCT gtggtagagagagagactcaaaagaaagaagaagaaggaggaggaggaggaggaggaggaggagaagaagaagaagaggaggaaGTGAGGGATGTGGAGAAAGGAGAAGTGGTTGTTGAGGAAAAAGTGGTGGATAGCAATTCCAATGTTAATATTAATGATGAGCAAAGAGGGTTTAATGCGTCAATGATGCAAACACTGAACCCAACAAATCCTTTGAGGATTGTTATTAATGGTGGCAGAAGAGTTACAGCTCCAAGAATTGCTACTCCTCCACCTTCTCAGCCTTCTCGCCAAGCTCCAAGAATTGCTACTCCTCCACCTTCTCAGCCTTCTCGCCCCCGTTCTATTTCTACATCTCCTCCAGCACCAACTCCAACACCTCAA CAGGCATCACGAACAGCGctgaattcaaaaaaatacaCCAACAAAATATCTCTGTTTCTCTTTGTTCTGCACATGATTCTGGCTATTGGGTTAGTGGGTTTTCTTGTGTTCAAGGGAATTCAAGGGCTAATTTTAGCATCTGAatctattaaaagaaaagagaaaagggtATTGAAGTATTTGTTGCCACAAGTTGAAGCTGCATCTCTTCTAAGcatttctctttcattttcatgGCAAAAGGCAGTCAGGGTTTGGCCTAAATTTATGGTTCATTTCATATTATGGAGCTCTTTCTTCTTGTCGCTTTCCGCTGGAATTCTCCTAATTTGCTTCCAAAAGCCTGCTACCGATGGGGTTGGTGTTTGCTTCATTGCCTTTGCAATTGGCAATGGTTTGTATGCTTGTTGGGTTAGTCAGCGAATTGGGTTCTGTTGCAAGGTTCTGATCATATCGTTACAGCccgtttcaaaattttctgacTTGAATCAACCCACTTATTGGATGCTTGGAACCGGTTTCTTGTGGATGTCCTTCTGGATCTTAGCTGTGATTGGAGCCTTGAATTTTTACTTTCCTCCTTTAATCATCATCGCATTGGTATTGAGCTTGGCTTGGACTACTGAAGTTATGAGGAATGTTGTTAATCTTACAGTCTGTAGAGTGATTTCCTTGTATTATATACTAGGAATGCAGTCTAGTACTCAATTTTGCTTCCAACGAGCCTTGACTCAGAATCTTGGAAGCGCTTGTCTTGGATCTTTGTTTGTGCCGACAATTGAAGCTCTGAGAATTGTCGCCCGGGGTTTAAATTTACTTGAGGGAGAAGATGAGTTCATGTTTTCATGTGCACACTGCTGTCTTAGAATCATGGAATCCATCTTCAGATGTGGCAATGGCTGGGCCTATGTGCAG ATAGCTGCATATGGCAAAGGTTTTGTACAGGCATCACAAGACACATGGGCGCTCTTTGAGAGGCAAGAAATGGAACCCATTGTCGATTCCGACATTACCAGCTCAATCTGCTTTCTCACTGGAGTCTGCAGTGGTTGTATTTGTGTCATAGTCACGGCTGCTTGGACTGCCAAAGTTCACCAACCCTTCACTGCCACCATTTCACTCCTCACTTTCATTATCGGATATCTCATG ACCAGGATAGCAATGGCATTGCCACAGGCCTGTGTGAGTTGCTACTATGTTTGCTATGCACAAAATCCTGATAACAGATTATTTGACTCAACAATCAAGGATCGTCTCTCCTTGATGAAGGCCGGCCGTGACGTTGTCGTACCGACACCTCGAGTACCGCATCGATTTAGAGAAACTTAG
- the LOC102607170 gene encoding protein PNS1 isoform X2, with amino-acid sequence MGASDPVVERETQKKEEEGGGGGGGGGEEEEEEEVRDVEKGEVVVEEKVVDSNSNVNINDEQRGFNASMMQTLNPTNPLRIVINGGRRVTAPRIATPPPSQPSRQAPRIATPPPSQPSRPRSISTSPPAPTPTPQASRTALNSKKYTNKISLFLFVLHMILAIGLVGFLVFKGIQGLILASESIKRKEKRVLKYLLPQVEAASLLSISLSFSWQKAVRVWPKFMVHFILWSSFFLSLSAGILLICFQKPATDGVGVCFIAFAIGNGLYACWVSQRIGFCCKVLIISLQPVSKFSDLNQPTYWMLGTGFLWMSFWILAVIGALNFYFPPLIIIALVLSLAWTTEVMRNVVNLTVCRVISLYYILGMQSSTQFCFQRALTQNLGSACLGSLFVPTIEALRIVARGLNLLEGEDEFMFSCAHCCLRIMESIFRCGNGWAYVQIAAYGKGFVQASQDTWALFERQEMEPIVDSDITSSICFLTGVCSGCICVIVTAAWTAKVHQPFTATISLLTFIIGYLMTRIAMALPQACVSCYYVCYAQNPDNRLFDSTIKDRLSLMKAGRDVVVPTPRVPHRFRET; translated from the exons ATGGGCGCCTCTGACCCT gtggtagagagagagactcaaaagaaagaagaagaaggaggaggaggaggaggaggaggaggagaagaagaagaagaggaggaaGTGAGGGATGTGGAGAAAGGAGAAGTGGTTGTTGAGGAAAAAGTGGTGGATAGCAATTCCAATGTTAATATTAATGATGAGCAAAGAGGGTTTAATGCGTCAATGATGCAAACACTGAACCCAACAAATCCTTTGAGGATTGTTATTAATGGTGGCAGAAGAGTTACAGCTCCAAGAATTGCTACTCCTCCACCTTCTCAGCCTTCTCGCCAAGCTCCAAGAATTGCTACTCCTCCACCTTCTCAGCCTTCTCGCCCCCGTTCTATTTCTACATCTCCTCCAGCACCAACTCCAACACCTCAA GCATCACGAACAGCGctgaattcaaaaaaatacaCCAACAAAATATCTCTGTTTCTCTTTGTTCTGCACATGATTCTGGCTATTGGGTTAGTGGGTTTTCTTGTGTTCAAGGGAATTCAAGGGCTAATTTTAGCATCTGAatctattaaaagaaaagagaaaagggtATTGAAGTATTTGTTGCCACAAGTTGAAGCTGCATCTCTTCTAAGcatttctctttcattttcatgGCAAAAGGCAGTCAGGGTTTGGCCTAAATTTATGGTTCATTTCATATTATGGAGCTCTTTCTTCTTGTCGCTTTCCGCTGGAATTCTCCTAATTTGCTTCCAAAAGCCTGCTACCGATGGGGTTGGTGTTTGCTTCATTGCCTTTGCAATTGGCAATGGTTTGTATGCTTGTTGGGTTAGTCAGCGAATTGGGTTCTGTTGCAAGGTTCTGATCATATCGTTACAGCccgtttcaaaattttctgacTTGAATCAACCCACTTATTGGATGCTTGGAACCGGTTTCTTGTGGATGTCCTTCTGGATCTTAGCTGTGATTGGAGCCTTGAATTTTTACTTTCCTCCTTTAATCATCATCGCATTGGTATTGAGCTTGGCTTGGACTACTGAAGTTATGAGGAATGTTGTTAATCTTACAGTCTGTAGAGTGATTTCCTTGTATTATATACTAGGAATGCAGTCTAGTACTCAATTTTGCTTCCAACGAGCCTTGACTCAGAATCTTGGAAGCGCTTGTCTTGGATCTTTGTTTGTGCCGACAATTGAAGCTCTGAGAATTGTCGCCCGGGGTTTAAATTTACTTGAGGGAGAAGATGAGTTCATGTTTTCATGTGCACACTGCTGTCTTAGAATCATGGAATCCATCTTCAGATGTGGCAATGGCTGGGCCTATGTGCAG ATAGCTGCATATGGCAAAGGTTTTGTACAGGCATCACAAGACACATGGGCGCTCTTTGAGAGGCAAGAAATGGAACCCATTGTCGATTCCGACATTACCAGCTCAATCTGCTTTCTCACTGGAGTCTGCAGTGGTTGTATTTGTGTCATAGTCACGGCTGCTTGGACTGCCAAAGTTCACCAACCCTTCACTGCCACCATTTCACTCCTCACTTTCATTATCGGATATCTCATG ACCAGGATAGCAATGGCATTGCCACAGGCCTGTGTGAGTTGCTACTATGTTTGCTATGCACAAAATCCTGATAACAGATTATTTGACTCAACAATCAAGGATCGTCTCTCCTTGATGAAGGCCGGCCGTGACGTTGTCGTACCGACACCTCGAGTACCGCATCGATTTAGAGAAACTTAG